In Streptomyces sp. NBC_01426, one genomic interval encodes:
- a CDS encoding methylated-DNA--[protein]-cysteine S-methyltransferase, translating into MTSKQHTVVASPYGPLTLVATDGVLSGLYMVGQRHRPAEESFGERVEESEAPFPEVVRQLTAYFAGELSEFTLPLRMEGTEFQRSVWEQLVRIPYGETWSYGQLADKLGKPGASRAVGLANGRNPIGIIVPCHRVIGASGGMTGYGGGVERKVKLLAFESGAPTQEELA; encoded by the coding sequence ATGACCAGCAAGCAGCACACCGTCGTCGCGAGCCCCTACGGCCCGCTGACGCTCGTCGCCACCGACGGCGTCCTGAGCGGCCTGTACATGGTCGGGCAGCGGCACCGACCGGCCGAGGAGTCCTTCGGGGAGCGGGTCGAGGAGAGCGAGGCGCCGTTCCCCGAAGTGGTGCGGCAGTTGACCGCGTACTTCGCCGGGGAGCTGAGCGAGTTCACCCTGCCGCTGCGCATGGAGGGCACCGAGTTCCAGCGCAGTGTGTGGGAGCAGCTGGTGCGCATCCCGTACGGCGAGACCTGGTCGTACGGGCAGCTCGCGGACAAGCTGGGCAAGCCGGGTGCCTCGCGCGCGGTGGGTCTGGCGAACGGCAGGAACCCGATCGGCATCATCGTGCCCTGCCACCGCGTCATCGGGGCCTCGGGGGGCATGACGGGCTACGGCGGCGGGGTGGAGCGCAAGGTGAAGCTGCTGGCCTTCGAGTCCGGCGCGCCCACCCAGGAGGAACTGGCCTGA
- a CDS encoding NUDIX hydrolase, producing MTTTDAYATYIASLPRVLAGAAALFRDAEGRVLLVEPNYRAGWALPGGTIESDTGESPRTAARRESAEEIGLDVALGRLLAVDWSVGPDRPPIVAYVYDGGVLDAGQLASIRLQEEELVSWKLVEPDELTTHLLGSLGLRTQEAHRVLESGESTAELENGRRPATA from the coding sequence GTGACCACCACCGATGCCTACGCCACCTACATCGCGAGCCTGCCCCGGGTGCTGGCCGGCGCCGCCGCGCTCTTCCGCGACGCCGAGGGACGGGTGCTCCTCGTCGAGCCGAACTACCGCGCGGGCTGGGCCCTGCCGGGCGGCACCATCGAGTCGGACACCGGCGAGTCCCCGCGCACGGCGGCCCGCCGCGAGAGCGCCGAGGAGATCGGACTCGACGTCGCGCTCGGCAGACTGCTCGCCGTCGACTGGAGCGTGGGCCCCGACCGCCCGCCGATCGTCGCGTACGTCTACGACGGGGGCGTGCTGGACGCCGGACAACTGGCCTCGATCAGGCTCCAGGAGGAGGAACTGGTCTCCTGGAAGCTGGTCGAGCCCGACGAACTCACCACCCACCTGCTCGGATCGCTCGGCCTGCGCACCCAAGAGGCCCACCGCGTGCTGGAGTCGGGCGAGAGCACCGCAGAGCTGGAGAACGGCCGCCGCCCGGCGACCGCATAG
- a CDS encoding BCCT family transporter produces MSADSLEQPRPDPPGAGPNDPGSGTPDLQVVAIGVLAVLAVVAWAVFGKDSFDTASSTALAWVLGNFAWLFVIAADVFLVMCVVLALGRFGRIRLGADDSEPEFTNLSWIAMMFSAGMGIGLMFYGVGEPLTHFLHPPPASGAAPGTGAAARAALDYSFFHWTLTPWAIYGIAGLALAYATFRKGRGNRLSSAFVPLIGERRATGPLGRTIDLLAVFATVFGTATSLGLGALQVAEGLDLTAGVEDTITVQLIIIGSLSAAFVLSAFSGLHKGVKWLSTINLVLAAVLMLFVFVLGPTVYILDVIPASVGSYLHELLPLATGTGAFTDSTWLGAWTIFYWAWWLSWAPFVGTFIARISRGRTIREFLIGVLLVPSGATVVWFCVMGGTAIRLESTGAADLAGKVREGVEASLFAMLDALPLGTVTSWVAMVLVMTYFVTSADSASLVMGSLTSRGSLNPPTWLVVTWGILMAGVAAALLLAGGLKSLQTATILVALPFVVVMLLLCWALVRELREDPGAGPARTHALHGMRDAVKAMVGDAVTGQDRAGHHRLKRVAESKGRDRTDGEDGASGT; encoded by the coding sequence ATGAGCGCCGATTCGCTGGAACAGCCACGTCCGGATCCCCCGGGCGCGGGTCCGAACGACCCGGGGAGCGGTACTCCCGACCTCCAGGTGGTCGCGATCGGAGTGCTCGCCGTGCTCGCCGTCGTGGCGTGGGCGGTGTTCGGCAAGGACTCCTTCGACACCGCGTCGAGCACGGCGCTCGCCTGGGTGCTGGGCAACTTCGCCTGGCTGTTCGTGATCGCCGCCGACGTCTTCCTCGTCATGTGCGTCGTCCTCGCCCTCGGTCGGTTCGGCCGGATCAGGCTCGGCGCCGACGACTCCGAGCCCGAGTTCACGAACCTGTCCTGGATCGCGATGATGTTCAGCGCCGGCATGGGCATCGGCCTGATGTTCTACGGCGTGGGAGAGCCGCTCACCCACTTCCTGCACCCGCCACCCGCCTCCGGGGCGGCCCCGGGGACCGGCGCCGCCGCCCGCGCGGCCCTGGACTACTCCTTCTTCCACTGGACCCTGACCCCCTGGGCCATCTACGGCATCGCGGGCCTCGCCCTGGCCTACGCGACCTTCCGCAAGGGCCGCGGCAACCGGCTCAGCTCCGCCTTCGTCCCGCTGATCGGCGAGCGGCGGGCCACCGGACCGCTCGGCAGGACCATCGACCTGCTCGCCGTCTTCGCCACGGTCTTCGGCACCGCGACCAGCCTCGGCCTCGGCGCGCTCCAGGTGGCCGAGGGGCTCGACCTCACCGCCGGCGTCGAGGACACGATCACCGTCCAGCTGATCATCATCGGCTCGCTGTCGGCTGCCTTCGTGCTCTCCGCCTTCTCCGGCCTGCACAAGGGCGTGAAGTGGCTGAGCACCATCAACCTCGTGCTCGCCGCGGTGCTCATGCTCTTCGTCTTCGTCCTCGGCCCGACCGTCTACATCCTCGACGTCATCCCGGCGAGCGTCGGCAGCTACCTGCACGAACTGCTGCCCCTGGCGACCGGGACCGGCGCCTTCACCGACAGCACGTGGCTCGGCGCGTGGACCATCTTCTACTGGGCGTGGTGGCTCTCCTGGGCCCCGTTCGTCGGCACCTTCATCGCCCGCATCTCGCGCGGCCGCACCATCCGCGAGTTCCTCATCGGCGTGCTGCTGGTGCCCAGCGGCGCCACCGTCGTCTGGTTCTGCGTGATGGGCGGCACCGCCATCCGGCTCGAATCCACCGGCGCCGCCGACCTCGCCGGCAAGGTCCGCGAGGGCGTGGAGGCGTCGCTCTTCGCGATGCTCGACGCGCTGCCGCTGGGCACCGTCACCTCCTGGGTGGCGATGGTCCTGGTCATGACCTACTTCGTCACCAGCGCCGACTCCGCCTCCCTGGTCATGGGCTCGCTCACCAGCCGCGGCTCCCTGAACCCGCCCACCTGGCTGGTCGTCACCTGGGGCATCCTGATGGCCGGCGTGGCCGCCGCGCTGCTCCTCGCGGGCGGCCTGAAATCCCTTCAGACCGCGACCATCCTGGTCGCACTGCCCTTCGTCGTCGTCATGTTGCTGCTCTGCTGGGCCCTGGTGAGGGAACTGCGCGAGGACCCCGGCGCGGGCCCCGCCCGCACGCACGCGCTCCACGGGATGCGCGACGCCGTCAAGGCGATGGTCGGCGACGCCGTCACCGGACAGGACCGGGCCGGCCACCACCGGCTCAAGCGGGTCGCCGAGTCCAAGGGGCGGGACCGCACGGACGGCGAGGACGGCGCCTCCGGTACGTGA
- a CDS encoding glycerate kinase — MTDGAVTETARVLIAADKFKGSLTAVQVAERVTAGLRSAVPGVEIETLPVADGGDGTVAAAVAAGFERREVRVTGPLGDQVTAAFALRDGTAVVEMAEASGLQLLPSGVFAALTATTYGSGELLKAALDAGARSIVFGVGGSATTDGGAGMLAALGAVFLDANGEPVGPGGGALASLASADLSGVDPRFANVDFVLASDVDNPLTGPKGAPAVYGPQKGASPEDVATLDAALAHFAVVLEKSIGPKAAECAVLPGAGGAGGIGYGALLLGATFRPGIELMLEVLGFAPALERATLVITGEGSLDEQTLHGKAPAGVAAAARAAGKEVVAVCGRLLLEQEALQAAGIRRAYPLTEIEPDPAKCIANAGPLLERVAANIAADVL; from the coding sequence GTGACGGACGGAGCAGTAACTGAGACCGCGCGCGTGCTCATCGCCGCGGACAAATTCAAGGGCTCGCTCACGGCCGTGCAGGTCGCGGAGCGGGTGACGGCGGGCCTTCGCAGCGCCGTCCCGGGCGTGGAGATCGAGACCCTCCCCGTCGCGGACGGCGGCGACGGTACGGTCGCGGCCGCCGTGGCGGCCGGTTTCGAACGCCGGGAGGTACGGGTCACCGGACCCCTCGGTGACCAGGTCACGGCTGCTTTCGCGCTGCGCGACGGCACCGCGGTGGTCGAGATGGCGGAGGCCTCCGGGCTCCAGCTGCTGCCTTCGGGCGTGTTCGCCGCGCTGACGGCGACCACGTACGGATCGGGCGAGCTGCTGAAGGCGGCGCTGGACGCGGGCGCCCGCTCGATCGTGTTCGGCGTGGGCGGCAGCGCCACCACCGACGGCGGCGCGGGCATGCTCGCGGCGCTGGGCGCGGTGTTCCTGGATGCGAACGGCGAACCCGTCGGTCCCGGCGGCGGCGCCCTGGCGTCACTGGCCTCGGCGGACCTGTCCGGCGTCGACCCGCGCTTCGCGAACGTGGACTTCGTCCTCGCCAGCGACGTGGACAACCCGCTGACGGGCCCGAAGGGCGCGCCGGCGGTCTACGGCCCGCAGAAGGGCGCGTCGCCCGAGGACGTGGCGACGCTCGACGCGGCGCTGGCGCACTTCGCGGTCGTACTGGAGAAGTCGATCGGCCCGAAGGCCGCCGAGTGCGCGGTGCTGCCGGGCGCGGGCGGCGCGGGCGGCATCGGCTACGGCGCGCTGCTCCTCGGTGCGACGTTCCGTCCCGGCATCGAGCTGATGCTGGAGGTGCTCGGCTTCGCGCCGGCTCTGGAGCGGGCCACGCTGGTCATCACCGGTGAGGGTTCGCTGGACGAGCAGACCCTGCACGGCAAGGCCCCGGCCGGGGTGGCGGCCGCGGCGCGCGCGGCGGGCAAGGAGGTCGTCGCGGTGTGCGGGCGGCTGCTGCTGGAGCAGGAGGCCCTCCAGGCCGCCGGCATCCGGCGGGCGTACCCGCTGACGGAGATCGAGCCGGACCCCGCGAAGTGCATCGCGAACGCCGGTCCCCTGCTGGAGCGGGTCGCGGCCAACATCGCCGCCGACGTGCTCTGA
- a CDS encoding GNAT family N-acetyltransferase, which yields MTTLLTARLLLAPLDRASAEHLASGTPRPDDRWGPGYPDAADRAGAERFLRLLAEHGDPGPFGAYEIRRREDGVAIGGAGFHGPANAAGRVTVGFGLTPAARGRGHAAEALRALLDHARAHGARGVDGDTDRENTASRRVMAAAGMRFLREDDRLRYYAVTWADR from the coding sequence GTGACCACACTGCTGACCGCGCGACTGCTGCTCGCGCCCCTGGACCGGGCCTCGGCCGAACACCTCGCGTCCGGGACGCCCCGGCCCGACGACCGGTGGGGGCCCGGGTACCCGGACGCCGCGGACCGGGCGGGGGCGGAGCGGTTCCTGCGCCTGCTCGCCGAGCACGGCGATCCGGGGCCGTTCGGCGCGTACGAGATCCGGCGCCGCGAGGACGGCGTCGCGATCGGCGGGGCCGGGTTCCACGGGCCGGCGAACGCCGCCGGACGGGTCACCGTCGGCTTCGGGCTGACCCCTGCGGCCCGGGGCCGCGGTCATGCCGCCGAGGCGCTGCGCGCCCTGCTGGACCACGCCCGCGCGCACGGCGCCCGCGGGGTGGACGGGGACACCGACCGGGAGAACACGGCATCCCGGCGGGTGATGGCCGCCGCCGGGATGCGGTTCCTGCGGGAGGACGACCGGCTGCGGTACTACGCGGTGACCTGGGCCGATCGCTGA
- a CDS encoding cysteine hydrolase family protein has protein sequence MTTNENPNPNDPAIEIADNTALVVVDVQRGFDDASFWGPRNNPEAEANIAALMDAWQETGRPVVLVRHTSVLSGSVLAEDHPGHAFKDFVQDRRHSAALLVTKTVNSSFHGTPDLARWLDAQGIGAFVVVGIQTNMCVETTARIGGNLGYEVLVPLDATHTFDLEGPDGLRLTADALTTATAVNLHGGGFARVTTTARLLSAVRGAVAA, from the coding sequence ATGACGACGAACGAGAACCCGAACCCGAACGACCCCGCGATCGAGATCGCCGACAACACCGCCCTGGTCGTCGTCGACGTCCAGCGCGGCTTCGACGACGCGTCCTTCTGGGGCCCGCGGAACAACCCGGAGGCGGAGGCCAACATCGCCGCCCTCATGGACGCCTGGCAGGAGACGGGCCGCCCCGTGGTCCTGGTCCGGCACACCTCGGTCCTCTCCGGTTCCGTCCTGGCCGAGGACCACCCCGGCCACGCGTTCAAGGACTTCGTGCAGGACCGCCGGCACTCGGCCGCCCTGCTGGTCACCAAGACGGTGAACTCCTCGTTCCACGGCACCCCGGACCTGGCGCGGTGGCTCGACGCGCAGGGCATCGGCGCGTTCGTCGTCGTCGGGATCCAGACCAACATGTGCGTGGAGACCACCGCCCGGATCGGCGGCAACCTCGGCTACGAGGTGCTCGTCCCCCTCGACGCCACGCACACCTTCGACCTCGAAGGCCCGGACGGTCTGCGTCTGACCGCCGACGCGCTGACCACCGCCACGGCCGTCAACCTCCACGGCGGCGGTTTCGCCCGGGTGACCACCACCGCCCGGCTCCTCTCTGCGGTCCGCGGCGCGGTCGCGGCGTAG
- a CDS encoding GlxA family transcriptional regulator: MAGMHRIAIVCQPGIRAFDLAVITEVWGPDRSRAGVPHFELRRCALDTGPIALPGGLTLAPDRDLDWLARADLVVVPALSEPTDPTPEPVLAALREAHARGVPVASLCAGAFILAEAGLLEGRRAVTHWWLAPRLAERHPGVLVEDAPLFVEDSGIWTSAGVASGIDLCLHLVREAHGSEVAAAIARSMVTGPFRTGDHAQYLDRPTPAADRTAEALAAVRERALRHLHEPLDVATLARWAGMSPRSFARHFAAGTGTTPHKWLLRHRLDEARKLLERTDHPVAEVARRAGFSGEVNFRQRFTAHVGMSPRAYRADASATPKPRRQC; the protein is encoded by the coding sequence ATGGCAGGCATGCACCGGATCGCGATCGTCTGTCAGCCCGGCATCCGCGCCTTCGACCTGGCCGTCATCACCGAGGTCTGGGGGCCCGACCGCAGCCGCGCCGGCGTCCCGCACTTCGAGCTGCGGCGCTGCGCCCTGGACACCGGGCCGATCGCCCTGCCCGGCGGGCTGACGCTGGCGCCCGACCGGGACCTGGACTGGCTGGCCCGCGCCGACCTGGTCGTCGTACCGGCGCTGTCCGAGCCGACCGACCCGACGCCCGAGCCCGTGTTGGCGGCCCTGCGGGAGGCCCACGCGCGGGGCGTGCCGGTGGCCTCGCTGTGTGCCGGGGCGTTCATCCTCGCCGAGGCCGGGCTGCTGGAGGGGCGCAGGGCCGTCACCCACTGGTGGCTCGCCCCCCGGTTGGCCGAGCGCCATCCCGGCGTGCTGGTCGAGGACGCCCCGCTGTTCGTGGAGGACTCGGGCATCTGGACGTCCGCCGGGGTGGCCTCCGGCATCGACCTGTGCCTGCACCTGGTCCGGGAGGCGCACGGTTCGGAGGTCGCCGCGGCCATCGCCCGGTCCATGGTCACGGGACCCTTCCGCACCGGGGACCACGCCCAGTACCTGGACCGGCCCACCCCCGCGGCGGACCGTACCGCCGAGGCGCTCGCGGCCGTGCGGGAACGGGCCCTGCGCCATCTGCACGAGCCCCTTGACGTGGCCACACTGGCCCGTTGGGCCGGCATGTCGCCCCGCTCCTTCGCCCGGCACTTCGCGGCCGGGACGGGCACGACCCCGCACAAGTGGCTCCTGCGCCACCGCCTGGACGAGGCCCGCAAACTGCTGGAACGCACCGACCATCCGGTGGCGGAGGTGGCCCGCCGGGCCGGGTTCTCCGGCGAGGTGAACTTCCGCCAACGGTTCACCGCGCACGTCGGCATGAGTCCGCGTGCATATCGCGCGGATGCCTCCGCCACCCCCAAACCGCGGCGACAGTGTTAG
- a CDS encoding SpoIIE family protein phosphatase — protein MTGRSGRPRGSPPAGQPSGLLARLSLAPGSVAGQVFALQAVIVLMLIAAAALALVFQARYDSRQDARNRSLAAAESFARAPGLPAALRSSDPTAVLQPLAEGARKASGLDFISVLKTDGVRYTDSRTELIGRRATGDLDRAVRGESFTETFKGAPSSAVRAVVPVRDASGAVVGLVATGIEIQNVGDAVENQLPLLIGAAVGALVLGTGGAALVSRRLRRQTSGLGPADMARMNEHHEAVLHAVREGVLIIGADHRLQLANDEARRLLGLPPDAEQQHVEDLGLDPRTAALLTSGRVVTDEVHPAGDRLLAVNVRRTKPYAGRPSGSVVTLRDSTELAALSGRAEVARDRLQMLYDAGVRIGTTLDVTRTAEELSEVAVPRFADFVTVELLEPVLHGEEPSVPTGAYTEMRRAAVSGVRTDQPLQPVGDVIRFVVPTAPMAAALAAGSAVLASDLRTAFGWRAQDAEGTRIALEYGLHSLISVPLQARGVVLGMANFWRADTPEAFDEEDLSFAEELGARAAVSIDNARRYTREHATAVTLQRSLLPRVLPDLTAVDVAFRYLPAKAGVGGDWFDVIPLPGTRVALVVGDVVGHGVHAAATMGRLRTAVHNFSTLDMPPDELLGHLDELIDRIDRNENDLDAQDGEPVEEAAGVTGATCLYAVYDPVSGRCTLASAGHPGPALVHPDGRVEFPELPTGLPLGVGGMPFETTELMLPEGSRLALFTDGLLEDRDRDFDTGLRLLGETLSLPGRSPDQACADVLATLLFPVPSDDIALLIADTRRLDAGRIAEWDVPGDTAAVSRVRNAGSAQIAAWGLEEIAFTAELILSELITNAIRYGSAPVRVRLLRDRTLIIEVSDGSSTSPHLRYAATTDEGGRGLFLVAQYAERWGTRYTERGKVIWAELPLTGNPAEPLAALTLDLDDLEGLAW, from the coding sequence ATGACCGGACGTTCGGGTCGACCCCGGGGATCACCGCCGGCGGGCCAACCATCGGGCCTGCTCGCGCGTCTCTCCCTGGCCCCGGGCAGTGTCGCCGGTCAGGTGTTCGCGTTGCAGGCCGTGATCGTGCTGATGTTGATCGCCGCGGCGGCGCTGGCGCTGGTGTTCCAGGCCCGGTACGACAGCCGGCAGGACGCCCGCAACCGCTCGCTGGCCGCCGCCGAGTCCTTCGCGCGTGCGCCCGGCCTGCCCGCCGCCCTCAGGAGTTCCGATCCGACGGCCGTGCTCCAGCCGCTGGCGGAGGGCGCCCGCAAGGCCTCCGGGCTCGACTTCATCTCCGTCCTGAAGACCGACGGGGTGCGCTACACCGACTCCCGGACCGAGCTGATCGGCCGGCGGGCCACCGGCGACCTCGATCGTGCCGTGCGGGGCGAGTCCTTCACCGAGACCTTCAAGGGCGCACCGAGCAGCGCGGTCCGCGCCGTGGTCCCGGTGCGGGACGCGAGCGGCGCGGTCGTCGGCCTCGTCGCCACCGGCATCGAGATCCAGAACGTCGGTGACGCGGTCGAGAACCAGCTCCCGCTGCTGATCGGCGCCGCGGTGGGCGCCCTGGTGCTCGGCACCGGCGGAGCCGCTCTCGTCAGCCGCCGACTGCGGCGCCAGACCAGCGGCCTGGGTCCCGCCGACATGGCGCGGATGAACGAGCACCACGAGGCGGTGCTGCACGCCGTGCGCGAGGGCGTGCTGATCATCGGGGCCGACCATCGACTGCAACTCGCCAACGACGAGGCCCGCCGGCTGTTGGGGCTGCCCCCCGACGCCGAGCAGCAGCACGTGGAAGACCTCGGACTGGACCCCCGTACGGCGGCCCTGCTGACGTCGGGGCGCGTGGTGACGGACGAGGTGCACCCGGCGGGCGACCGCCTGCTCGCGGTGAACGTCCGCCGTACCAAGCCGTACGCGGGGCGCCCCTCGGGCAGCGTGGTGACCCTGCGGGACTCCACCGAGCTCGCCGCGCTCTCCGGCCGGGCCGAGGTGGCCCGGGACCGGCTCCAGATGCTGTACGACGCCGGGGTGCGGATCGGTACCACCCTGGACGTGACGCGGACCGCGGAGGAACTGTCGGAGGTGGCCGTCCCCCGGTTCGCGGACTTCGTGACCGTCGAGCTGTTGGAACCGGTGCTGCACGGCGAGGAGCCCTCGGTGCCCACCGGGGCGTACACGGAGATGCGGCGGGCGGCCGTGTCGGGGGTCCGCACGGACCAGCCGCTCCAGCCGGTCGGGGACGTCATCCGGTTCGTCGTGCCGACGGCGCCGATGGCCGCGGCCCTCGCCGCGGGCAGCGCGGTGCTGGCCTCCGATCTGCGCACCGCCTTCGGCTGGCGGGCCCAGGACGCGGAGGGGACCCGGATCGCGTTGGAGTACGGGCTGCACTCGCTGATCTCCGTACCGCTCCAGGCCCGCGGGGTGGTCCTGGGAATGGCCAATTTCTGGCGGGCGGACACCCCCGAGGCCTTCGACGAGGAGGACCTGTCCTTCGCGGAGGAACTCGGCGCGCGGGCCGCGGTCTCCATCGACAACGCCCGCCGCTACACCCGCGAGCACGCCACCGCCGTGACGCTCCAGCGCAGCCTGCTCCCCCGGGTGCTGCCCGACCTGACCGCCGTGGACGTCGCGTTCCGGTACCTGCCCGCGAAGGCCGGGGTGGGCGGCGACTGGTTCGACGTGATCCCGCTGCCGGGGACGCGGGTGGCCCTGGTCGTCGGGGACGTGGTCGGGCACGGGGTGCACGCGGCGGCGACGATGGGACGCCTGCGCACCGCGGTCCACAACTTCTCCACCCTGGACATGCCGCCCGACGAGCTGCTCGGACACCTCGACGAGCTGATCGACCGGATCGACCGCAACGAGAACGACCTCGACGCGCAGGACGGCGAGCCCGTCGAGGAGGCCGCCGGGGTCACCGGCGCCACCTGCCTGTACGCGGTCTACGACCCCGTGTCGGGCCGCTGCACGCTGGCGAGCGCCGGGCATCCCGGGCCGGCGCTGGTCCACCCCGACGGGCGGGTGGAGTTCCCCGAGCTGCCGACCGGGCTGCCGCTGGGCGTGGGCGGGATGCCCTTCGAGACCACCGAGCTGATGCTGCCCGAGGGGAGCCGGCTCGCGCTGTTCACCGACGGCCTGCTGGAGGACCGCGACCGGGACTTCGACACCGGTCTGCGGCTGCTCGGCGAAACCCTGTCGCTGCCCGGACGCAGTCCCGACCAGGCGTGCGCCGACGTGCTGGCGACGCTGTTGTTCCCGGTGCCGAGCGACGACATCGCCCTCCTGATCGCCGACACCAGGCGGCTGGACGCCGGGCGGATCGCGGAATGGGACGTGCCCGGCGACACGGCGGCGGTGTCGCGGGTGCGCAACGCGGGCTCGGCGCAGATCGCCGCCTGGGGCCTGGAGGAGATCGCCTTCACGGCGGAGCTGATCCTCAGCGAGCTGATCACCAACGCCATCCGCTACGGGAGCGCGCCCGTCCGGGTGCGGCTGCTGCGCGACCGGACGCTGATCATCGAGGTGTCGGACGGCAGCAGCACGTCCCCGCACCTGCGGTACGCGGCCACCACCGACGAGGGCGGCCGGGGGCTGTTCCTCGTCGCGCAGTACGCGGAGCGGTGGGGCACGCGGTACACCGAGCGGGGGAAGGTGATCTGGGCGGAGCTCCCGCTGACCGGGAACCCTGCGGAGCCGCTGGCGGCCCTCACGCTGGACCTGGACGACCTGGAGGGCCTGGCCTGGTGA
- a CDS encoding SpoIIE family protein phosphatase, whose translation MDTYRSTSEVPDPPVATVGYAGVLRELLPIALWREDADGRVVEWSLAAQDLLGHRPEDILGRPGTAVLVPDANRELADDLTRRVQAGETVVGTLPVRHRDGHRVTMEMWIVPAADPQGRTGALLIAVETSEVLHMRDSLVALQSLFTQSPIGLATLGPDLRFLRVNDALARMNGVSAAAHLGRRLTEVVPGVNAVALEATMRQVLDGGTAVVDVRRTGRTPADPEHDRTWSCSYAPLLDGSGRRLGLIASLIDITEGQRAQLEAERARTRFALLAEAGTRIGTTLDLSQTAREIVDLLVPQLADSADVQLLEAVLDPDEATGGTSARGLLRRLAAGFPDPTAPTAKLVAGQTFQVPVGTVYERVISDGRPMNLYLSDIPALITDPRAEPLRDYLATLGSARLVPLVARGKVLGAVAVTRVREREPFDEQDCVLVDELVARAALNIDNARMYTTQRQAALTLRRSLTNSALPEVTGLELTGRYLPASDHDVGGDWYDVIQLAGGRTGLVIGDVMGHGIHAAAVMGQLRTSVRTLARHDVPPALMLRSLDAVVADLGEDEMATCVYAVLDPAGGGCEIARAGHPPPAVVTADGTVTFLDGPPGTPLGTGGQDFRTEEVPLPPGTLLALYTDGLIESRDSDLDHGMERLARALGQAGRPLEQLCDGILDLLPAAPQDDVAVLLARTAHNPPA comes from the coding sequence TTGGACACTTACCGGTCGACGAGCGAGGTGCCGGACCCGCCGGTGGCGACGGTCGGCTATGCGGGAGTGCTCCGCGAGCTGCTGCCGATCGCCCTGTGGCGGGAGGACGCCGACGGCCGCGTCGTGGAGTGGTCGCTGGCCGCACAGGACCTGCTCGGCCACCGCCCCGAGGACATCCTCGGCCGCCCCGGCACCGCGGTCCTGGTGCCCGACGCCAACCGGGAGCTGGCCGACGACCTGACCCGGCGGGTCCAGGCGGGCGAGACCGTCGTCGGAACCCTTCCCGTGCGCCACCGGGACGGGCATCGCGTGACGATGGAGATGTGGATCGTGCCCGCCGCCGACCCGCAGGGGCGCACGGGCGCCCTGCTCATCGCCGTGGAGACCTCCGAAGTCCTGCACATGCGGGACTCCCTCGTCGCCCTCCAGAGCCTCTTCACCCAGTCCCCGATAGGCCTCGCCACCCTCGGCCCCGACCTGCGGTTCCTGCGCGTCAACGACGCCCTCGCCCGGATGAACGGGGTCTCCGCGGCGGCGCACCTCGGCCGCCGCCTCACCGAGGTGGTCCCCGGGGTCAACGCGGTGGCCCTGGAGGCCACGATGCGCCAGGTCCTCGACGGGGGCACCGCCGTCGTCGACGTCCGCCGCACCGGCCGCACCCCCGCCGACCCCGAGCACGACCGGACGTGGTCCTGCTCGTACGCCCCGTTGCTCGACGGGAGCGGGCGCAGGCTCGGCCTGATCGCCTCCCTCATCGACATCACCGAGGGCCAGCGGGCCCAACTGGAGGCCGAACGCGCCCGGACCCGCTTCGCCCTCCTCGCCGAGGCCGGCACCCGCATCGGCACCACCCTCGACCTCAGCCAGACCGCCCGGGAGATCGTCGACCTGCTCGTGCCCCAGCTCGCCGACTCGGCCGACGTACAGCTCCTGGAAGCCGTCCTCGACCCCGACGAGGCGACCGGCGGTACCTCCGCGCGCGGCCTCCTGCGCCGACTGGCCGCCGGCTTCCCCGATCCGACCGCGCCCACCGCGAAACTCGTCGCCGGGCAGACCTTCCAGGTCCCGGTCGGGACCGTGTACGAACGGGTCATCTCCGACGGCCGGCCCATGAACCTCTACCTCTCCGACATCCCGGCGCTGATCACCGACCCGCGCGCCGAACCCCTGCGCGACTACCTCGCCACCCTGGGGTCGGCGCGGCTGGTCCCGCTGGTCGCACGCGGCAAGGTGCTCGGCGCCGTGGCCGTGACCCGGGTGCGCGAACGCGAGCCCTTCGACGAGCAGGACTGCGTGCTCGTCGACGAGCTGGTGGCCCGCGCCGCCCTCAACATCGACAACGCCCGCATGTACACCACCCAGCGCCAGGCGGCCCTCACGCTCCGGCGCAGCCTCACCAACAGCGCCCTCCCCGAGGTCACCGGCCTCGAACTCACCGGCCGCTACCTGCCCGCCAGCGACCACGACGTGGGCGGCGACTGGTACGACGTCATCCAGCTGGCCGGCGGACGGACCGGCCTGGTCATCGGCGACGTGATGGGCCACGGGATCCACGCCGCGGCCGTCATGGGCCAGCTCCGCACCTCGGTGCGGACCCTCGCGCGCCACGACGTGCCGCCCGCGCTGATGCTCCGCTCCCTCGACGCGGTGGTCGCCGACCTGGGCGAGGACGAGATGGCCACCTGCGTGTACGCCGTCCTCGACCCGGCCGGCGGGGGCTGCGAGATCGCCCGCGCCGGCCACCCCCCGCCCGCCGTCGTCACCGCCGACGGCACGGTCACCTTCCTCGACGGACCGCCCGGGACCCCGCTGGGCACGGGCGGGCAGGACTTCCGCACCGAGGAGGTGCCGTTGCCCCCGGGGACCCTGCTGGCGCTGTACACCGACGGTCTGATCGAGTCCCGGGACTCGGACCTCGACCACGGCATGGAACGGCTGGCCCGCGCCCTCGGGCAGGCGGGACGGCCCCTGGAACAGCTCTGCGACGGGATCCTCGACCTGCTGCCCGCCGCCCCGCAGGACGACGTGGCCGTCCTGCTGGCCCGTACGGCGCACAACCCGCCCGCGTGA